One Candidatus Bathyarchaeia archaeon genomic window, ATTCGGCATCGCGACCCAAGCCATAGGCCAATCCTGAGAGGATCGCGAGCGAGAAGCCCAAGAGGCTAGCGGCGTTCGGCGTCAGCCCGAGCGAGAGCGCGGCTCGGGCGGCGCGATCGATCAATGGGCCGAACCTCTCGCTCAGCCTCGTCAACAATTTGCTCCCCAACAGGCCTTGAGAGCCTTTATAGGATAGCGCGCCCGGCTTTAAAATGCTCTGGTGAGCCGCTTGGGGAAAGTGGATAAGGGGGTCAAGTGTAGCGCCGCCAATTGCGATAGGGAGGCCATTAGATCAGTTCCCGGGGAGATGGCGGCGAAGGCCGAACTCAAGTTGAGGACTGAGGGCCGGGCCTACCTATGCAAGGAGCACTATAAGGAGATGAAGAGGGCTTTGAGGAAGGAGAAGAAGCTCCAGAAATGGAGGTGGATGGCCTGATCGGGGGATGGGTTGGTTATGAGGTTGCTGTTAATACATGCCGATAGGTTCGGCTATGAGGTCCAATCCGAGGCGATCGGGGCGAGGGAGGAGATTGAAGCATCGGGGAGGAGCGGGTCGGTCGAGGACGCCTTGGTGATCTTCTGCGCGGTCGAAAGAGGGGATTCTAGGGATTTGCGCTCGGTCCTATCCGGGGCAACCGGCGCGATAGCTGAGCTGGCGGGGAAGCTTGGGGTTAAGCGCTTGCTCATATATCCCTTCGCCCACCTATCCAACGACTTAGCCCCTCCCGGCTTGGCATTGGAGGGGTTGAAGAGGTTGGAGGCGGAGCTGAGCGGGCTTGGATACGAGGTCGGGAGGGCCCCCTTCGGCTATTATAAGCGATTCGAGTTGGTTTGCAAAGGGCACCCGCTCTCCGAATCGTTTAGGGAGATCGCCCCGAAGGCCGAAAGGGCGGTAGCCCCCGCGAGGACCGAGTACAAGGTCCTAACGCCCGATGGGGAGCTCTTGGATCCGGAGGCCTACGTGGCCATGGATCCGGGCTCCGAGTTCTCGGCACTCGTGGAGAAGGAGGCCTTGAAGAGGGGCTTGGAGGGGGGGACGCCCTCCTTCCTGAAGTATTGCAAGAGGTTCGGGTTCGATTGGGAGCCTAGGTCGGATCTGGGCCACATGCGCCTCGGCCCGGAGGCTAGCCTGCTCTTCGACCTAGTCTCCGATTACGCCCGCTCTATCGCGAATTCTTTGGGCATACCGATCCTCAGCATCCGCGGGACCAATATGTTCGACCTCTCGGATCAAGCAGTTCACGAGCATGCGCAACTTTTCGGGGCCAGGGCATATACGCTCGATGTGGATTCGAAGAGGCTGATAATGAGATACGCAGCTTGTCATCAACAATTCAGCTCCGTTAGGGATTGGGCCCTGAGCTATAGACATTTGCCCTTCGGGACCTTCGAGGTTGCCGATAGCTATAGGCTGGAGCAGAGCGGGGAGCTGCTCCTCCTCTTCAGGGTCAGGAAATTGCACATGCCCGACCTACACGTTTACTGCAGGGATCTCGAGGAGGGCAAATCGCTGACGATGCGCATACACCGCGCGATATACGAGGAGATCAGGAAGCTCGGCAGGGAATATTGCTCCATATACAACACCACGAGGACCTTCTTCGAGGAGAACGATGGGTTCTTCAGGAAGCTCATCGAGGTTGAGGGAAAACCTGTGCTATTGAACTTCGTCCCGGATGATATCTACTATTGGGTATTGAACATAGAATACACGATCATAGATGAGCTCAGGAGGCCAAGGGAGATAGCCACGGTCCAGATCGACGTCGGAAACGCGAAGAGGTTCGGGATAGAATACACCCGCGAGGATGGCGGGAGGGCCCATCCGACCATACTCCACTCCGCCTTGATAGGGACCATTGAGAGGTATCTATTCGCCATATTCGATTGCGCCGTGAAGATGAAGGCTGAGGGGAGGAAGCCCATGCTCCCGGTTTGGCTATCGCCCACCCAAGTTAGGTTCATACCGATCGAGGGGAGGCACGTCGATTACGCAAAAGGCTTGGCCCTGAAGCTCAGGGGAGAGATGATAAGGGCGGATGTCGATGATAGGGATTGGAGCATGCAAAGGAGGGTGAGGGAGGCCGAGATGGCTTGGGTGCCGTATATAGTGGTCGTTGGCGATAGGGAGATCGCCTCTGGATCGCTCCAGGTCCGAATAAGAAACTCCGGCCAAAGGGCCATGTCGTACGATGAGCTCGTTTCGGAGCTGAGATCCCGCTTGGAGGGATATCCGAGGAGGGAGCAAGGGCTCCCAATCCTCCTCAGCGAAAGGCCGGGCTATAGATAGGCGCCATTGGATAAGCTTTTTATCCAAATGGGCTTGGATCAAAGAACCGGCTCAGGGGTCGATCGAGCGATGGAGAAAGATAGGCTTTACGGCGGGATAATATTCGCGGCCTCCCTCATAATCGCCATCGCCTACCTAGCGGCCTTCTTCGCTCCATACTTGGCCCTCCCGGCATGGCTAAGCTGGTTGGCCATTGCGCTCCCCGTATTCCTTTTCACGATGGCCGTCTTGGTGATTTGCATGTGGATCGGGTGGACCATGCTCACCACGCCTCCCCCACCCCCGATCGAGCCCGTGGAGCGGCCCGGGGATAAGCCGGAGGGATGAGGGCCCGGGTCGCGCCCTTTTTATCTTGGGCTCCGCGCTAGAGAAAGTGGATAGCCTTTGCAAAGGCCGAAGAAGCTCTTCGAGCGCCTTCTGGATTCGGAGGTTAAGGCGGAACTTCTCGCTCTATTCCACACGAACCCGGGGCTCTCGGACTCTATCGAGGGCATAGCTAGGAGGCTTGGGAGGAGCGCCGAAGAGATAAGGAGCGATTTGAGGGACTTGGTTGAGATGGGCCTATTGAACGTCGTGGAGTTATTCTCCTATAATCCCAAAAGGGGCGCGGAGATAGAGAGGCAGATATTCCTCCAATTGGAGGAGGGGGTGCCGCCTGAGCCGGGGCCATACGAGGGGATAGAGTACACTGGGGTGGAGCTTATCGATGACATGCTCGACGGCCCATTCCCCCATCCGTGTTGTGTATTGGTTATGGGCGATCCCGGCAGCGGTAAGACCACGCTTTGCAACCAATTTGTCAAATCCTTCACCGGGGCGGGCGGCCCAGCTATAATCGCGGCCCTCGATGAACCGCCCCGCGAGATAAGAGCATCCCTAGCCAAGATCGGTGTGGAGCCATCCAAGTTGATCCTCGTGGATTGCTATTCATCCGATATAGGGTTGAGGAGCGAGGAGGAAATATCGGCTGATCCAAAGAATCCCTCCAGCGTCAGCATCGCCATATCCAAGGCCATCCGGGAGGCGGAATCGCGCGCCAAGGGGGGAAAGGGCCTTTTGGTGTTCGACTCCATGACGGCGATAATCCAAAAATGCGGGATAAAGACCTCTATGGATTTCTTCAGGGCCTTGATCGCGAAGTGCAAGGGGGCTGGGCTTTCGTCCTTGATAACTCTTAATAGATTGGCCTATCACCCCGCCGTTTTGGCGGCCTTCCAGGAGATGGCGGACGGTGTCATAGAATTGAAGGGCGAGGAAATGCCCTCCGGGATCCAGCGCTACGCTAGGATCCTAAAGATGAAGGGGGTTGGACATTCGACCCATTGGGTGCCGTATGAGATCAGGGGCTCGGAAGGCTTGGTCCCCCTCTGATAAATGCCATGGAAAGCGTTATCAATCCCTAAGCCCCATTCCAATTCGTCATGCCGCAAGCCGATAGGGCCCCCACCGGGATAATCGGGCTGGATGAGATGCTCGGGGGCGGAATCCCTAGGGGAAGGGTCGTCCTGATCTTGGGGAGCCCCGGGAGTGGGAAGACGATCCTATGCTCCCAATTCCTATATAACGGCATAGTGGACTATGGCGAAGGCGGGGTTTACGTGAGCCTTGATGAGGGGAAGCCCCAGTTCTATAGGGAGATGGCAAAGCTGGGCTGGGATTTCGCGGAGTTGGAGAGGGCCGGGAGGTTCGCCTTCGTCGACGCTTCTCCGATAAGGAGCCTGCCCGGCGAGGTTAAGATCGGCGGGATGACCATCGGGAAGAGGGACTTCTCCCTCCTCAGCCTGATACAGGCCATCAGGAACCATTCGGCATCGATCTCCGCACAAAGGATAGTCTTGGATTCGATGTCGCAGCTTACCTTCCAATATCCCGACCCCGTCGAGCGGAGGACGGCCGTGCTGGATTTGATCGATGCCTTGGCCGACCTCGGGGCCACATGCCTCCTGACCTCGGAGCTGGTGGCGGTCGGCATGAGGAGGAAGATGCAGTTCGAGGAGTACTTGGCCCACGGAGTTATAATACTTCAAACGATGAGGGTGGGCAAGGCATATGGTCGAGTGATCCAAGTGGTGAAGATGAGGGAAACGGCGATCGATGAGCAGCCTAGGCCCTACCAAATAACGGAGAGGGGGATCGAGGTCTACCCAAGGGAGAGCGTATTCTGAGAGGGCCGATTGGGATCGGATTTCCCCGGAACCCTCTCAAATGGCGCTTTCACATCGATGGCCTCAACGGCCTTGCCGATCGCCCTTCACCCATCCACCCGATCGGTCGCGGAGGTGCTCTTCGTGGTCCGCTCATTCAGCGGGCCGTTTCCCCATCGATCCAGTCCAAATACCCCTTGAATCCACCCGCGATCGGGATGGCCAATATCTCCGGGACCTCGTAGGGATGGATCCTCCTAACCTCCTCGATCAACCCGCCCACCAGCTCGGCCCTCGTCTTTATGAGCAGGAGGACCTCCGAAGCCACTTCCACGACGCCCTTCCATAGGAAAGAGCTCCTGATGCCCGGTACGGCGCTGACGCATGCCGCCAGCCTCTTATCCAGCAGGGCCCTCGAGATCCTCTCGCCATCTCTTTCGCTTGGGCATGTGACCAGGACGAGCGCATACAAGGCCGTTCCCCCTTGCCCGGGATTTCGTTGATCGGGGCCCGCCAATAAGCCTTGGGGGCCGTTCGGGCGCAGATCCCCAAACTGAATCGGGGGTGAAGGGGATCGATGGATCCGCGAGCCCGAAAGGAGCCTATGGATGGAACACTACCTTAACGGCCCTCTTCCCCTTTGCGAGCTCGAACCCCTCGATCCACCCCTCCAATGGCAACCTATGGGTTATGAGCCTCTTCAAGTCGACCCTCCCCTTGGAAACCAGGTCCAAGGCCCTCCTCCAAGTCCCATCGTTATAGACATAGCTCCCGATGAGCTCCCTCTCCCCCCTGACGATTTCATTAACGGGCAAGCTCACGGGGGTCGGGTGAATCCCCAACAGGATCGCCTTGCCGCCCTTATGGAGGAGATCCAAGGCCTCGGCCAAGGCCCCGGGGCTCCCGGACGCCTCGAATATGAAATCGACCCCTTCCCCGCCAGTATTCTCCTTTATTATCCGAGCCAGGTCCTCTTCGTCCACGTTTATCGCGAAATCGGCCCCCATCCCCTTGGCGCATTCGAGCCTGGATTTGTCTGCGGAAACGCCCGTGATGAAAACCTTCGATAGCCCGGCCGCCTTCAGGACCGCGGCCGTCAGGATCCCTATCGGGCCCGGGCCCAAGATCAAGGCCGAATCCCCCGGCCCGGCCCCGGAGCGCTCCCAAGCGTGGAGCGCCACGCAGAACGGCTCGAGTAGGGCTCCCTCATCGAACGAAACCCCCTCTGGGAGCTTATGGATGCCCCCGATCTCTCCGGGTATAGCGGCGTATTCGGCGAAGCCCCCGTTCCTATGTACGCCCAACAAGCTCCAATTATAGCAAATGCCAATCCTTCCGCTTCTGCACATTCGGCACCTCCAACAGGGGACGCATGGATTTATCGCGACCCTATCGCCGGGCCCGAATCCGGATAGGCCCTCCCCAACCTCGACGACCTCTCCGGCGAACTCATGGCCTATTATCAATGGCAGCCTCATGAACCTATAGGCCGGATCCCAATCGTATATGTGGACGTCGCTGCCGCATATCGCGGCCGACCTGACCCTCAGGAGGAGCCCACGGGGATCCGCCTTCGGCTCCTCAACCTCTTTGAGCTCCAATCCCACCTCAGGCTTGGCCTTCACAAGGGCCTTCATAACACATTTACCCTCCATTCTTTTATTCGAAACGAGCATGGTCGCTGAAAATTCCTCTGGTGCCTTTGATCATTCAAATCCCTATTATCAATACATCCCTTTTTGGAAATACCCCAGCGAATCATAAAGCGCTCCCTTTAATCTTTCAAAGAAGCAATATATAATAATACTTTCCGATCCATTCAATCTTGGGGGCATTGGTTTGTATCTGAGCAAGGAGGAGGAGGCCATCCTCGATGGCGAGCTGGGGGAGGGGCCCAGGATAGCCATGAGGATATTGGCCAAGGTTGGGGATATGTACGGCGCCAAGAGGCTCATCCCCGTGGAGAGCGCCCACGTGGTCGAATCCTCCTATCAGCTCACCGGGGACTCCGGGATAGAGGTCTTCGATAAGCTGATCGAGGCCGGGGCCAAGGTCAGCGTCCCAACCACTACGGATCCATGCGCGATAGACTTCGAGCGCTGGAGGGAGTTCCGGATTGATGAGGGATACGCCCATAAACAGATCGAGCTGGCGAAGCGGATCGTCCGGATCGGATGCGCCCCGACTTGGTGCTGCACGCCCTATGCCCACGCGAACGTCCCGAAGTTCGGCGATCACTTGGCTTGGTCGGAATCGAACGCCGTCGCCTACGTCAATTCCGTCGTGGGCGCTAGGACGAATCGATACTGCGCTTACTTGGATACAATGGCCGCAATAATCGGCAAAACGCCCGAGTTCGGACTCCACTTGGACGAGAACAGGAGGGGTACGGTGATCGTCAAGATAAAGGGGATATCCGAACTCAGGGATGAGGATTATCCCGTATTAGGATATTACCTCGGCTCCGAGCTTGGGAACGAGATCCCGGTCATAGCGGATATGCCCAAGGGGGCCAACCCGGATCGGTTGAAGGCCTTGGGCGCGGCCGGGGCGGCCGTGGGGTCCTTGGCCATGTACCATATAGTGGGCCTGACGCCCGAGGCTAGGACGTTGGAAGAGGCCTTGGGGGGAGATAAGCCTAGGGACGTTGTGGAATTCGATAAG contains:
- a CDS encoding ATPase domain-containing protein, whose product is MPQADRAPTGIIGLDEMLGGGIPRGRVVLILGSPGSGKTILCSQFLYNGIVDYGEGGVYVSLDEGKPQFYREMAKLGWDFAELERAGRFAFVDASPIRSLPGEVKIGGMTIGKRDFSLLSLIQAIRNHSASISAQRIVLDSMSQLTFQYPDPVERRTAVLDLIDALADLGATCLLTSELVAVGMRRKMQFEEYLAHGVIILQTMRVGKAYGRVIQVVKMRETAIDEQPRPYQITERGIEVYPRESVF
- a CDS encoding RAD55 family ATPase — protein: MQRPKKLFERLLDSEVKAELLALFHTNPGLSDSIEGIARRLGRSAEEIRSDLRDLVEMGLLNVVELFSYNPKRGAEIERQIFLQLEEGVPPEPGPYEGIEYTGVELIDDMLDGPFPHPCCVLVMGDPGSGKTTLCNQFVKSFTGAGGPAIIAALDEPPREIRASLAKIGVEPSKLILVDCYSSDIGLRSEEEISADPKNPSSVSIAISKAIREAESRAKGGKGLLVFDSMTAIIQKCGIKTSMDFFRALIAKCKGAGLSSLITLNRLAYHPAVLAAFQEMADGVIELKGEEMPSGIQRYARILKMKGVGHSTHWVPYEIRGSEGLVPL
- the cutA gene encoding divalent-cation tolerance protein CutA; this translates as MYALVLVTCPSERDGERISRALLDKRLAACVSAVPGIRSSFLWKGVVEVASEVLLLIKTRAELVGGLIEEVRRIHPYEVPEILAIPIAGGFKGYLDWIDGETAR
- a CDS encoding alcohol dehydrogenase catalytic domain-containing protein → MKALVKAKPEVGLELKEVEEPKADPRGLLLRVRSAAICGSDVHIYDWDPAYRFMRLPLIIGHEFAGEVVEVGEGLSGFGPGDRVAINPCVPCWRCRMCRSGRIGICYNWSLLGVHRNGGFAEYAAIPGEIGGIHKLPEGVSFDEGALLEPFCVALHAWERSGAGPGDSALILGPGPIGILTAAVLKAAGLSKVFITGVSADKSRLECAKGMGADFAINVDEEDLARIIKENTGGEGVDFIFEASGSPGALAEALDLLHKGGKAILLGIHPTPVSLPVNEIVRGERELIGSYVYNDGTWRRALDLVSKGRVDLKRLITHRLPLEGWIEGFELAKGKRAVKVVFHP
- a CDS encoding aconitase X catalytic domain-containing protein, whose protein sequence is MYLSKEEEAILDGELGEGPRIAMRILAKVGDMYGAKRLIPVESAHVVESSYQLTGDSGIEVFDKLIEAGAKVSVPTTTDPCAIDFERWREFRIDEGYAHKQIELAKRIVRIGCAPTWCCTPYAHANVPKFGDHLAWSESNAVAYVNSVVGARTNRYCAYLDTMAAIIGKTPEFGLHLDENRRGTVIVKIKGISELRDEDYPVLGYYLGSELGNEIPVIADMPKGANPDRLKALGAAGAAVGSLAMYHIVGLTPEARTLEEALGGDKPRDVVEFDKRALESTREKMCSASGGKVDLVATGCPHASLGHIQRLVRLMEGRRVKRGVEFWVSMSKYMERLIKEMGYLDALTASGIRVIADTCCNNAPLRQWGFKTMVTDSGKYAYYAPTNLGVEVALTSLEGCVRAAVEGEL
- a CDS encoding threonine--tRNA ligase, with the translated sequence MRLLLIHADRFGYEVQSEAIGAREEIEASGRSGSVEDALVIFCAVERGDSRDLRSVLSGATGAIAELAGKLGVKRLLIYPFAHLSNDLAPPGLALEGLKRLEAELSGLGYEVGRAPFGYYKRFELVCKGHPLSESFREIAPKAERAVAPARTEYKVLTPDGELLDPEAYVAMDPGSEFSALVEKEALKRGLEGGTPSFLKYCKRFGFDWEPRSDLGHMRLGPEASLLFDLVSDYARSIANSLGIPILSIRGTNMFDLSDQAVHEHAQLFGARAYTLDVDSKRLIMRYAACHQQFSSVRDWALSYRHLPFGTFEVADSYRLEQSGELLLLFRVRKLHMPDLHVYCRDLEEGKSLTMRIHRAIYEEIRKLGREYCSIYNTTRTFFEENDGFFRKLIEVEGKPVLLNFVPDDIYYWVLNIEYTIIDELRRPREIATVQIDVGNAKRFGIEYTREDGGRAHPTILHSALIGTIERYLFAIFDCAVKMKAEGRKPMLPVWLSPTQVRFIPIEGRHVDYAKGLALKLRGEMIRADVDDRDWSMQRRVREAEMAWVPYIVVVGDREIASGSLQVRIRNSGQRAMSYDELVSELRSRLEGYPRREQGLPILLSERPGYR